In Synechococcus sp. KORDI-52, one genomic interval encodes:
- a CDS encoding EAL domain-containing protein codes for MLYNKNFKIQPIVDIKTNRVCGGELLYRPDGKNLTEEILEELDNDPTLNLEVTKQAFLLSLNLLSRIQSSVWLSINISPKFMGDGKNFMKTLSKEVEDLDRIRRQIGKRLKIELTEKCVMKSNELEFLQYLSDRHEIAIDDFGSGISPLKNMLDLNFSKIKVDKEIIKGIDFSDTKQKFLEWLVAGSHSINVTVCAEGIETASQLTLCRRFGVDEGQGWLWSKAIKVKEFEVLASPRQTAAVSLGQVLETKL; via the coding sequence ATGCTATACAACAAGAATTTTAAAATACAACCGATTGTCGATATCAAGACCAACCGTGTATGCGGAGGAGAACTTCTCTACCGTCCAGATGGCAAAAATTTAACAGAAGAAATCTTAGAAGAGCTAGACAATGATCCAACCTTGAATTTAGAAGTAACAAAACAAGCATTTCTACTGAGCTTAAATTTACTCAGCAGAATTCAATCGAGCGTCTGGCTTTCAATCAATATATCTCCCAAATTTATGGGTGATGGAAAGAACTTCATGAAAACCCTGTCCAAAGAAGTTGAAGACCTGGACAGAATCAGAAGACAAATTGGCAAAAGATTAAAAATAGAACTGACAGAAAAGTGCGTGATGAAATCTAACGAGCTTGAATTCCTTCAATACCTGAGCGATAGACATGAAATTGCAATAGATGATTTTGGTTCAGGAATTTCCCCCCTGAAAAACATGCTTGATCTTAATTTTTCCAAGATCAAGGTCGACAAGGAAATCATCAAAGGAATTGATTTCAGCGACACAAAGCAGAAGTTTTTAGAATGGCTGGTGGCGGGAAGCCACAGCATCAATGTCACCGTGTGTGCTGAAGGCATTGAAACAGCATCCCAACTCACACTATGCCGACGATTTGGAGTAGACGAAGGTCAAGGATGGCTCTGGTCGAAAGCCATCAAAGTCAAAGAATTTGAAGTCTTGGCCAGCCCCAGGCAAACGGCAGCGGTATCGCTAGGTCAAGTTTTGGAAACGAAATTGTAG
- a CDS encoding DUF3386 domain-containing protein — MTASVPVKPGSDLRDDFRRAYENRYTWAPGFTGYRGRCIWQQGDQRVEGQFEIGADLKAKVDGIEDEAILKAVNSQLWEVAIHRVRRSFEQTHGENTFTAGDTNDVGTEVVVGGKGEGDRYRIKDDVVTMVHRHIHGTVVTIYTTDVTDTGAGYLSHTYTSQYADPATGEARGGCSSFRDTFAALPGDGPWVLTERVIATAAHGDTPAGHQTFRFEGLESL; from the coding sequence GTGACAGCCTCCGTTCCCGTGAAACCAGGAAGCGATCTGCGTGATGACTTCCGTCGCGCCTACGAAAACCGCTACACCTGGGCTCCTGGATTCACCGGCTACCGCGGCCGCTGCATCTGGCAGCAGGGCGATCAACGGGTCGAGGGCCAGTTTGAAATCGGAGCCGACCTCAAGGCCAAGGTAGACGGCATTGAGGACGAAGCGATTCTCAAGGCGGTGAATTCCCAGCTCTGGGAAGTGGCGATCCATCGGGTGCGCCGCAGCTTCGAGCAGACCCATGGTGAGAACACCTTCACCGCCGGTGACACCAACGATGTGGGCACGGAAGTTGTCGTCGGTGGCAAGGGAGAGGGCGACAGGTACCGCATCAAAGATGACGTGGTGACCATGGTGCACCGGCACATCCACGGCACCGTCGTGACGATCTACACCACCGATGTCACCGACACGGGTGCGGGCTACCTCAGCCACACCTACACCAGTCAGTACGCCGACCCCGCAACGGGAGAAGCACGGGGCGGCTGCAGCAGCTTCCGGGACACCTTTGCTGCCCTGCCCGGGGATGGCCCCTGGGTGCTGACCGAACGGGTCATTGCCACCGCAGCCCATGGCGACACCCCCGCGGGACACCAGACCTTCCGCTTTGAAGGTCTCGAATCGCTTTAA
- a CDS encoding DUF6447 family protein, with the protein MTDSAANNPVLTFEGKRYDLNTLPDELKELVRGMQVADAQLRMHEDTLKVLAVGRQSLAMQLNEKLQSVTPLPDAQG; encoded by the coding sequence ATGACTGACTCTGCAGCCAACAACCCTGTCCTGACGTTTGAGGGCAAGCGTTACGACCTCAATACGCTTCCCGATGAGCTCAAGGAGCTTGTGCGAGGCATGCAGGTCGCCGATGCACAGCTGCGGATGCATGAGGACACCCTCAAGGTTCTGGCTGTGGGGCGCCAGAGCTTGGCGATGCAGCTCAATGAAAAGCTGCAATCAGTCACTCCCTTGCCGGATGCTCAGGGCTGA
- a CDS encoding ABC transporter ATP-binding protein, giving the protein MLTPSQAGFRRLLPLLRPHLRELIWGGVCMLVYVGSFPLLVQLAGDLFPALGSGDLARVLQLIGLALLIFAVQKIAQFGQDSLLAGPALLVSQDLRRDLFRRLQTVELGALEKLSAGDLTYRFTEDADRVSEVLYKTIHDTVPSVLQLLAVLGMMLWLDWKLTLAILLLAPVIVWLISLFGARVMAATERSQNKVSELAGLLGEAIEGLPLVRAFAAEPWLQDRFETEIDQHRQARHRTYSLVALQHPVVGIIEVVGLFAVLGLGAWRIQTGDLSIAGLSSYLTGLIVLIDPIAHVTNNFNEFQQGQASLRRLRQIEREPQEAADPVDAQPIGALRGDLVFDHVSFGYDPAEPVLHQLDLRVDAGQVLAIVGPSGAGKSTLLSLLLRFNTVQQGQIRLDGTDISLMRARELRRQVALVPQRTTVFSGTIAEAIRFGRRATDDEVQEAARLANADDFIRALPHGYDTLLEERGTNVSGGQLQRIAIARAVLGNPALLLLDEATSALDAEAEAAVQLGLKQAMKGRTVLVIAHRLATVQEADRIVVLEQGAVVDRGTHDALMQRGGRYRELCERQFIRDRQKS; this is encoded by the coding sequence ATGCTGACCCCATCCCAGGCCGGTTTCCGCCGGCTGCTGCCGCTGCTCCGCCCCCACCTGCGGGAATTGATCTGGGGGGGCGTCTGCATGTTGGTTTACGTCGGCAGTTTTCCGCTGCTCGTGCAGTTGGCCGGGGACCTGTTCCCCGCCCTGGGATCGGGTGATCTTGCGCGTGTGCTTCAGCTGATTGGGCTGGCCCTGCTGATCTTTGCTGTTCAGAAAATCGCCCAGTTCGGTCAGGACTCCCTGCTTGCCGGACCTGCATTGCTGGTGAGCCAGGACCTACGGCGCGACCTGTTCCGCCGCCTGCAGACCGTGGAGCTCGGTGCATTGGAGAAGCTCTCGGCCGGTGACCTCACTTACCGCTTCACGGAAGACGCTGATCGGGTCAGTGAGGTGTTGTACAAAACCATCCACGACACGGTCCCCAGCGTTCTGCAGCTTCTCGCGGTGCTCGGGATGATGCTGTGGCTCGACTGGAAACTCACGCTGGCCATCCTGTTGCTGGCGCCGGTGATTGTCTGGCTGATCAGCTTGTTTGGTGCTCGCGTGATGGCGGCCACCGAACGCAGCCAGAACAAGGTGAGTGAACTGGCCGGCCTGCTCGGAGAGGCCATCGAGGGTCTGCCCCTGGTGCGTGCTTTTGCGGCTGAGCCCTGGTTGCAGGATCGCTTTGAGACCGAAATCGACCAGCACCGCCAGGCCCGCCACCGCACCTACAGCCTCGTGGCGCTCCAGCATCCGGTGGTTGGCATCATCGAGGTGGTGGGCCTGTTCGCTGTGTTGGGCCTCGGCGCCTGGCGGATCCAGACCGGTGATCTGAGCATTGCCGGCCTGAGCAGTTATCTGACGGGACTGATCGTGCTGATCGATCCGATCGCCCACGTCACCAACAACTTCAATGAATTTCAGCAGGGTCAGGCGTCGCTGAGGCGTCTGCGTCAGATCGAGCGCGAGCCCCAGGAGGCTGCCGATCCCGTCGATGCACAGCCCATCGGTGCCTTGCGGGGAGATCTGGTGTTCGATCACGTGAGTTTTGGTTATGACCCTGCCGAGCCCGTTCTGCATCAACTGGATCTGAGGGTGGACGCTGGGCAGGTGCTGGCCATTGTTGGCCCCTCCGGTGCCGGGAAAAGCACGCTCCTGTCGCTGTTGCTGCGGTTCAACACCGTGCAACAGGGTCAGATTCGTCTTGATGGAACGGATATCAGCCTGATGCGTGCCCGTGAGCTGCGTCGGCAGGTGGCCCTGGTTCCTCAGCGCACAACTGTGTTCTCCGGAACCATCGCTGAAGCGATTCGGTTCGGGCGGCGTGCGACGGATGACGAGGTGCAGGAGGCGGCACGGTTGGCCAATGCAGACGATTTCATCCGTGCCTTACCCCATGGCTATGACACCCTGCTGGAGGAGCGGGGCACCAATGTTTCCGGTGGACAACTGCAGCGGATCGCCATTGCCCGGGCGGTGCTGGGCAATCCAGCCCTTCTGCTCCTCGATGAAGCCACCAGTGCCCTCGATGCTGAAGCCGAGGCGGCGGTGCAGCTCGGTTTGAAGCAGGCGATGAAAGGCCGAACGGTGTTGGTGATCGCCCACCGTCTGGCAACCGTGCAGGAGGCCGATCGCATCGTGGTGCTTGAGCAGGGTGCTGTGGTGGATCGGGGAACCCACGATGCGTTGATGCAGCGCGGAGGGCGTTACCGCGAGTTGTGCGAACGGCAGTTCATTCGCGATCGGCAAAAGTCCTGA
- a CDS encoding RNA-binding S4 domain-containing protein, with the protein MKLDQFLKWKGWVSTGGEAKQRIQMGEVEVNGRVETRRGRQLSPGDRVVLSGEESVVESENAIGP; encoded by the coding sequence ATGAAGCTGGATCAGTTCCTGAAATGGAAGGGTTGGGTCTCCACCGGCGGAGAAGCGAAGCAACGGATTCAGATGGGTGAGGTGGAGGTGAATGGAAGGGTTGAAACCCGGCGAGGACGTCAGCTGTCCCCGGGAGATCGGGTTGTGCTTTCTGGGGAGGAGTCCGTTGTGGAGAGTGAAAACGCGATCGGGCCGTAA
- the folP gene encoding dihydropteroate synthase: MPTTKWLDAGGWPQGWGQRTAVMGVINVTPDSFSDGGRFLASERALTEAQRQLSKGADVLDLGAQSTRPGAEEVGAEEELRRLLPALKAIREHCPEALISIDTFLAPVAAKALEAGANWINDVSGGSRDPDLLRVVADAGCPVVLMHSRGNSQTMDQLTAYSDVVADVKEALLERSEAASQAGVEENQIIWDPGLGFAKTHEHNLQLLRDLEKLTEGPRPVLIGPSRKRFIGAVLDEPRPKARLWGTAAVACRCAQAGVAVLRVHDVGPISQTLRMASALWPG, translated from the coding sequence TTGCCAACTACCAAGTGGCTTGATGCAGGCGGCTGGCCTCAGGGTTGGGGCCAACGCACAGCAGTGATGGGGGTGATCAACGTCACCCCCGATTCCTTCAGTGATGGAGGGAGATTTTTAGCGAGCGAACGGGCCCTTACAGAAGCGCAGCGGCAACTGAGCAAGGGGGCCGACGTGTTGGACCTGGGGGCCCAAAGCACCCGTCCGGGCGCGGAGGAGGTTGGTGCAGAAGAAGAGTTGCGCCGCCTCCTGCCGGCACTGAAGGCCATCCGTGAGCACTGTCCGGAGGCCCTGATCTCCATCGACACGTTTCTGGCACCGGTGGCTGCCAAAGCACTGGAAGCCGGGGCCAACTGGATCAATGATGTGAGCGGTGGCAGCCGAGACCCCGATCTGCTGCGGGTGGTCGCCGATGCAGGTTGTCCAGTGGTGCTGATGCACAGCCGCGGTAACAGCCAAACCATGGACCAGCTCACGGCTTACAGCGATGTGGTGGCTGACGTGAAAGAGGCGTTGCTGGAGCGGAGCGAGGCCGCCAGCCAGGCAGGGGTGGAGGAGAACCAGATCATCTGGGACCCGGGGCTCGGTTTTGCCAAGACCCACGAGCACAACCTGCAACTGCTGAGGGATCTGGAAAAGCTCACCGAAGGACCACGGCCTGTGTTGATCGGCCCTTCACGCAAACGCTTCATTGGCGCCGTGCTCGATGAACCGAGACCGAAAGCCAGGCTCTGGGGGACAGCCGCCGTGGCGTGCCGATGCGCTCAAGCGGGTGTTGCCGTGCTGCGGGTACACGATGTGGGCCCCATCAGTCAGACGCTCCGCATGGCCTCGGCACTCTGGCCAGGGTGA
- a CDS encoding ABC transporter transmembrane domain-containing protein, which yields MRRFTEAVKRLPGLCLELVREARDNRYFQSLKDVDWNEYQLQPILIASVLINLLELSSPLYINIVYTSILPSGSMSSLIVLSAVVVVLMLLGGWLKSVRLELTGADGARIEHHKRLEAVSHFLQLGLPDFLRIAPGQHLQRLTSINLLRDESALQSLTTAIDLAFSVLFILVLFLIGGTIGLVAVLAIVVYLLRAIVFSRDFEQLSRQRDRIELETRTYQDRLIDASDLIKANGLRDQLLVANERYQEEQAHQRLIHNSFSGSYQAFGSLMSQITFATGVTWGAVLVVNGWLSVGALAASILLLGKILSPWQQAIGLWNSYRRLAHSRDEYDTLMALPVEPSGGEKLIEMKAQPELNIKRAGQTIVSVKRGASVLLRDSQFGLDARQLFLELIQIKPTQQLELNGLAVEEFQRDQLRQDVAYVDPARSFFDGTLLDNLTGFQPSRHRRGALFWSYLSGLDQQVKNLPQGYTTAMGGSVSSGLSRDAQALAQVVTALSRHPQVLLLDLTDCSYGKAFVDALERILRRCHGDITVLIGGGGLVMERLVDQQVDLQAALKEAI from the coding sequence ATGAGACGTTTCACCGAAGCCGTGAAACGCTTGCCCGGTCTCTGCCTTGAGCTTGTTCGTGAAGCCCGAGACAACCGTTATTTTCAGTCGCTCAAGGATGTCGACTGGAACGAATATCAGCTTCAACCGATCTTGATCGCTTCGGTGCTGATCAATCTCCTCGAGCTGTCGTCTCCGCTCTACATCAACATCGTCTACACATCGATTCTTCCGTCCGGATCGATGTCCAGCCTGATCGTGCTCTCGGCGGTCGTCGTGGTGCTGATGTTGCTGGGTGGCTGGTTGAAATCAGTCCGGCTGGAGCTAACAGGAGCAGATGGAGCCCGCATCGAGCATCACAAACGCTTGGAAGCGGTGTCCCATTTCCTTCAACTCGGGCTACCGGATTTTCTGCGCATTGCCCCGGGTCAGCATCTACAGCGCCTCACCAGCATCAACCTGCTGCGGGATGAAAGCGCACTGCAATCGCTGACCACCGCGATTGACCTTGCCTTTTCAGTGTTGTTCATCCTGGTGCTGTTTCTGATCGGCGGCACCATTGGTCTTGTGGCCGTGCTGGCCATCGTGGTGTATCTCCTGCGTGCCATCGTTTTCTCCAGGGATTTCGAACAGTTGTCCCGCCAGCGGGATCGAATCGAGCTGGAGACGCGCACCTACCAAGACCGGCTCATTGATGCTTCTGATCTGATCAAAGCCAATGGGCTGAGAGATCAATTGCTGGTGGCCAACGAGCGCTACCAGGAGGAACAGGCGCATCAACGGCTGATTCATAACAGCTTCTCCGGCAGCTATCAGGCCTTCGGCTCCTTGATGAGTCAGATCACCTTCGCCACCGGTGTCACCTGGGGAGCGGTGCTGGTGGTGAATGGATGGCTCTCGGTGGGTGCCCTGGCAGCCTCGATACTGCTGCTGGGCAAAATTCTCTCCCCATGGCAGCAAGCCATCGGGCTGTGGAACAGTTATCGCCGTCTTGCCCACTCAAGAGATGAGTACGACACATTGATGGCACTGCCCGTTGAACCCAGCGGCGGGGAGAAACTGATCGAGATGAAGGCCCAGCCTGAACTCAACATCAAGCGGGCAGGTCAAACCATTGTTTCCGTCAAGCGCGGGGCTTCGGTTCTGCTGCGGGACAGTCAATTTGGTCTGGATGCACGGCAGCTGTTCCTTGAACTGATTCAGATCAAACCGACGCAGCAACTGGAGCTGAACGGACTTGCAGTGGAGGAGTTCCAGCGAGATCAGCTCCGTCAGGATGTGGCCTACGTCGATCCAGCGCGATCTTTTTTTGACGGCACACTTCTGGACAACCTCACCGGCTTTCAACCCAGCCGCCACCGACGCGGTGCCTTGTTCTGGTCTTACCTTTCTGGCCTGGATCAGCAGGTGAAAAATCTCCCCCAGGGGTACACAACGGCGATGGGAGGCAGCGTGTCCAGTGGCCTCTCCCGCGATGCCCAGGCCTTGGCCCAGGTGGTGACGGCCTTGAGCAGACATCCTCAGGTGTTGCTGTTGGATCTGACCGACTGCTCCTACGGCAAAGCCTTCGTGGATGCACTGGAACGGATTCTGCGGCGCTGCCATGGCGACATCACGGTGCTGATCGGAGGCGGTGGCCTGGTGATGGAGCGCCTTGTCGACCAACAAGTTGATCTGCAAGCAGCATTGAAGGAGGCCATCTGA
- the tpiA gene encoding triose-phosphate isomerase, protein MRRPVIAGNWKMHMTCAQSREFMEAFLPLVADTPDDRDLVLAPPFTALSTMAELSQNTRLCLSSQNVHWEGQGAFTGEISPTMLKEHGVTHTIVGHSEPRKYFSESDEQINHRARSSQSNGLIPIVCVGESDEQRERGEAERVIRRQIEQGLEGLDAEKLVVAYEPIWAIGTGKTCEAEEANRICGLIRSWVGSPDLVIQYGGSVKPSNIDELMSMSDIDGVLVGGASLEPESFGRIANYQVA, encoded by the coding sequence GTGCGCAGACCGGTGATCGCTGGCAACTGGAAGATGCACATGACCTGTGCCCAGTCGCGGGAGTTCATGGAGGCCTTCCTGCCTTTGGTTGCTGACACGCCTGACGACCGCGACCTGGTGCTGGCACCACCCTTCACAGCGCTGTCCACCATGGCGGAACTCAGTCAGAACACCCGTCTTTGCCTCTCAAGCCAGAACGTTCACTGGGAAGGACAAGGCGCCTTCACCGGCGAGATTTCTCCTACGATGCTCAAAGAGCATGGGGTGACCCACACCATCGTCGGGCACAGCGAACCGCGGAAATATTTCAGTGAAAGCGACGAGCAGATCAACCATCGAGCCCGCTCCTCCCAGTCCAACGGTCTGATTCCGATCGTCTGCGTTGGGGAAAGCGATGAGCAGCGAGAACGCGGCGAAGCCGAACGGGTGATTCGTCGTCAGATTGAACAGGGCCTTGAGGGTCTCGATGCCGAGAAATTGGTGGTGGCCTACGAACCGATCTGGGCGATCGGCACAGGCAAAACCTGTGAGGCCGAGGAAGCCAACCGCATCTGTGGCCTGATCCGCAGCTGGGTGGGCTCCCCTGATCTGGTGATCCAGTACGGCGGGTCGGTCAAACCCTCCAACATTGATGAGTTGATGAGCATGAGTGATATCGACGGAGTGCTGGTGGGGGGTGCTTCCTTAGAACCAGAAAGCTTTGGACGGATTGCCAACTACCAAGTGGCTTGA
- a CDS encoding sodium:alanine symporter family protein, with translation MGGVESTIQAINGPINSVVWGWPTVILIAATGILLMLGLRFMPLHRLGYGFAMMLRPAESQAEGEITPFQALMTSLSATIGTGNIAGVAGAIAVGGPGAVFWMWVIAIFGIATKYSEAVLAVQFRETDGEGNHVGGPMYYIRNGLGSGWSWMAGLFALFGMLAGFGIGNGVQAFEVSSALNMIGIPKLVTGIVLAALVFAVVIGGIKRIAHAASAIVPLMSILYVAACLQVLLLNLGGVPEAFATIFSNAFSGKAAAGGALGQVVLMGFKRGIFSNEAGLGSAPIAHAAAKTDDPVRQGTVAMLGTFIDTLIICTMTALVIITTKANQVLDAAGERLSGAELSIAAFNSGISGSGVVVTLGLVVFAFTTILGWSFYGERCTTYLFGDSAVIPFRLVWVAVIVIGAVAGDRGVVWSIADTLNGLMALPNLIALILLSGTVIKLTRAYAFSD, from the coding sequence ATGGGCGGAGTCGAGTCGACCATTCAGGCGATCAATGGTCCGATCAACAGCGTCGTCTGGGGGTGGCCCACCGTCATTCTGATTGCTGCAACAGGCATTCTTCTGATGCTGGGGTTGCGTTTCATGCCGCTGCATCGGCTGGGTTACGGCTTCGCGATGATGCTCCGTCCCGCGGAATCCCAAGCCGAGGGTGAAATCACTCCCTTCCAGGCGTTGATGACCTCCCTGTCGGCCACGATCGGCACGGGGAACATTGCCGGAGTTGCCGGTGCGATCGCCGTTGGCGGCCCTGGAGCGGTCTTCTGGATGTGGGTGATCGCCATCTTCGGGATTGCGACCAAATATTCCGAGGCCGTCCTCGCTGTTCAGTTCCGTGAAACCGATGGGGAAGGGAACCATGTCGGTGGCCCGATGTACTACATACGCAATGGCCTTGGCAGCGGCTGGAGCTGGATGGCAGGGCTGTTTGCCCTCTTCGGCATGTTGGCGGGATTCGGGATCGGCAATGGGGTGCAAGCTTTTGAGGTGTCGTCTGCGTTGAACATGATCGGCATCCCCAAGCTGGTCACCGGAATCGTTCTGGCGGCGCTGGTTTTCGCTGTGGTGATCGGCGGCATCAAGCGCATTGCCCATGCGGCGTCCGCCATTGTTCCGTTGATGTCAATCCTCTACGTGGCGGCATGCCTGCAGGTGCTGCTGCTCAATCTGGGAGGCGTGCCTGAAGCCTTTGCCACGATTTTTTCCAACGCTTTTTCCGGCAAAGCAGCCGCAGGCGGTGCTCTTGGTCAGGTCGTGCTGATGGGATTTAAACGGGGCATCTTCTCCAACGAAGCAGGCCTTGGCAGCGCCCCCATTGCTCACGCTGCTGCCAAAACCGACGACCCCGTTCGCCAGGGCACGGTGGCCATGCTGGGCACCTTCATCGACACCCTGATCATCTGCACGATGACCGCTCTGGTGATCATCACCACCAAAGCCAATCAGGTCCTTGATGCAGCAGGTGAACGGTTGAGTGGCGCTGAACTCTCCATTGCAGCCTTCAACTCCGGCATCTCCGGCAGTGGTGTGGTGGTCACTCTGGGACTGGTGGTGTTCGCCTTCACCACCATTCTGGGCTGGAGCTTCTACGGCGAACGCTGCACCACCTATCTGTTCGGCGATTCCGCCGTGATCCCCTTCCGTCTGGTCTGGGTGGCGGTCATCGTGATCGGCGCTGTCGCCGGAGATCGCGGCGTGGTCTGGTCGATTGCCGACACGCTCAATGGCCTGATGGCTCTGCCCAACCTGATCGCCTTGATCCTGCTGTCCGGAACCGTGATCAAACTCACCAGGGCCTACGCCTTCAGCGACTGA